In the genome of Monodelphis domestica isolate mMonDom1 chromosome 2, mMonDom1.pri, whole genome shotgun sequence, one region contains:
- the PRELP gene encoding prolargin codes for MPWTMKPSLCWALLLLFILFLGAHSQNSPPRRRPKPRPKPRPTPRFPPAGFKEPSEPTDLPPPLPPGPPSVFPDCPRECFCPPDFPSALYCDSRNLRKVPVIPPRIHYLYLQNNFITDLPIESFRNATGLRWVNLDNNRIRKIDQKVLEKLESLVFLYMERNQLQEVPSALPRKLEQLRLSQNQISKIPSGAFNKLENLVLLDLHHNKLSDGVFKADTFQGLKSLMQLNLAHNILRKMPPKVPTAIHQLFLDSNNIENIPNGYFKGFPNLSFIRLNYNQLSDKGLPKNSFNISNLLVLHLSHNKLSHVPAINNRLEHLYLNNNEIQKINGTQICPNNLVAFHDFSSDLENVPHLRYLRLDGNQLKPPIPLDLMMCFRLLQSVII; via the exons ATGCCCTGGACCATGAAGCCCTCTCTCTGCTGggccctccttctcctcttcatctTATTCTTGGGAGCCCATAGCCAAAACAGTCCCCCCAGAAGGCGGCCTAAACCCAGGCCCAAACCCAGGCCTACACCCCGATTCCCTCCTGCTGGTTTCAAAGAGCCCTCTGAACCAACagaccttcctcctccccttcccccggGACCCCCGTCCGTCTTTCCTGATTGCCCTAGAGAATGCTTCTGTCCCCCAGATTTCCCTTCAGCCCTGTACTGTGACAGTCGCAACCTCCGAAAGGTGCCCGTCATCCCGCCCCGAATTCACTATCTCTACCTTCAGAACAATTtcatcacagacctccccatagaGTCCTTCAGGAACGCCACCGGCCTGAGATGGGTCAACCTAGACAACAACCGCATCCGCAAGATAGACCAGAAGGTGTTGGAGAAGCTGGAGAGTTTGGTCTTCCTCTACATGGAGAGGAACCAGCTCCAAGAGGTCCCTTCAGCCCTGCCCCGAAAGCTGGAGCAGCTGAGGCTCAGCCAGAACCAAATCAGCAAAATCCCCTCCGGGGCTTTTAACAAGCTGGAGAACCTGGTGCTCTTAGACCTGCACCACAACAAGCTCAGCGATGGTGTCTTCAAGGCGGATACCTTCCAAGGCCTCAAGAGCCTCATGCAGCTCAACCTGGCTCACAACATCCTGAGGAAGATGCCGCCCAAGGTCCCCACAGCCATCCACCAGCTCTTCCTGGACAGCAACAACATTGAGAACATCCCCAACGGCTACTTCAAGGGCTTTCCCAACCTCTCTTTTATCCGGCTCAACTACAACCAGCTGTCTGACAAGGGGCTCCCCAAGAACTCCTTCAATATTTCCAACCTGTTGGTCCTCCACCTGTCTCACAACAAGCTTAGCCATGTACCGGCCATCAACAACCGGCTGGAACACCTGTATCTCAACAACAATGAGATTCAGA AAATCAATGGAACCCAGATCTGCCCCAACAACCTGGTTGCATTCCATGACTTCTCCTCTGACTTGGAAAATGTGCCACACCTCCGCTACCTTCGATTAGATGGGAACCAGCTGAAGCCTCCTATCCCACTGGACCTGATGATGTGCTTCCGGCTCCTGCAGTCTGTGATCATCTAA